In the Colletotrichum higginsianum IMI 349063 chromosome 7 map unlocalized unitig_7, whole genome shotgun sequence genome, one interval contains:
- a CDS encoding Integral membrane protein, with amino-acid sequence MAGEAIPNLPPVSSDVVNLAYAELVIYALLLPPAGWITWKHGKKGMVCWPLLVSHFFMRFIADIYLIIKKDEPLLPNQFNIMTNAGSLACLSLTLIGIVYETNIILPGSPKRWTEKIILGVTHLCNTGGIGMSTYGGAPSHSSSGVMNQTLNQIGNCMQLFVILGVCGWMWPTFMKIRSSSSPNCRPAMLMLRATVIGMPFHLIHLAYTTTYAFNHIPSLDPVMGSFATKLVLLFGTQLGVTIAMLGGGWFGMSADMPKAVQVELAPTDVEGNNNVRDDIPLSQGWSRDDIASAKQGFV; translated from the exons ATGGCTGGAGAGGCGATTCCGAACCTCCCGCCAGTCTCTAGCGATGTCGTCAACCTCGCCTATGCCGAGCTAGTGATCTACGCCCTGCTACTCCCACCTGCGGGCTGGATTACATGGAAGCATGGAAAGAAGGGCATGGTCTGCTGGCCCCTTCTTGTCTCGCACTTCTTCATGCGATTCATCGCCGACATCTACCTGATTATCAAGAAAGACGAACCGCTGCTCCCTAACCAATTCAACATCATGACGAACGCGGGCAGCTTGGCCTGCCTGTCGTTGACACTGATCGGTATTGTCTACGAAAC GAACATCATCCTTCCCGGCTCACCGAAGCGCTGGACAGAGAAGATCATCCTGGGCGTCACGCATCTTTGCAACACCGGAGGCATTGGCATGTCAACATACGGAGGCGCCCCCAGCCACTCCAGCAGTGGCGTCATGAACCAGACCCTGAACCAAATCGGCAACTGCATGCAGctcttcgtcatcctcggcgtCTGCGGATGGATGTGGCCTACCTTCATGAAGATTCGATCCTCGTCCAGCCCCAATTGCCGTCCTGCGATGCTGATGCTCCGGGCCACCGTGATTGGCATGCCCTTTCATCTCATCCATCTGGCTTATACCACGACGTACGCCTTCAACCACATCCCGAGCCTCGACCCTGTCATGGGTTCCTTCGCGACCAAGCTCGTGCTGCTGTTCGGTACACAACTCGGCGTCACCATCGCCATGCTTGGAGGCGGTTGGTTCGGCATGAGCGCCGATATGCCCAAGGCAGTCCAGGTGGAACTTGCCCCCACCGACGTCGAAGGCAACAACAATGTGCGTGACGACATCCCCTTGTCCCAGGGCTGGAGTAGAGACGACATTGCCAGTGCGAAACAGGGCTTCGTCTGA
- a CDS encoding MFS transporter: protein MARRSAADPTSGNATEAAPLLGTSFEEESRQSTSSNRIPDSDDVGGPGQDKLAFRMAAAAWSFVVLGLFVSTIGVTIPHIQDDYRLTDIHVSAIFLVGPVGYCLASSLSNRVHLRFGQRGIAVLGPACHLLYAVTGALHPPFPVFLLATGVGSLGVGLLDGSWCAWVAGLESANTLSGILHGSFSVGAAICPYLAGIMLSANDGLWYQWFYVLSIASALELLILCLAFRHEDSKRYHSSRGYSALETSNDKVNQREVLKYSATWVYAAYLLADVGTESTVSGWVVAFMLRVRNSSTYASSICSSGFWAGMAVGRVALGVVTDKLGARRAVVLYLALAPVFVILFMFVRVLWVSVLSMSLIGFLMGPLFPSCIVQLVHFLPKELHVSAVSFVASIGQIGGAILPYLLGAITQVMGLWVFPYMLLAQFSAMLLLWTLSLRLSRNDEVEEEPEGETHRPEQD from the exons ATGGCACGTCGTTCAGCAGCAGACCCAACATCCGGCAAcgcgacggaggcggcgccgctgtTGGGCACATCTTTCGAGGAAGAGAGTCGCCAAAGCACTTCATCGAACCGTATCCCTGATTCAGATGACGTGGGTGGCCCAGGACAGGATAAACTAGCCTTCAGAatggccgccgcggcctggTCATTTGTTGTCTTGGGACTTTTCGTCTCGACGATCGGCGTCACCATTCCTCATATTCAGGACGACTACCGCCTCACCGATATCCACGTGTCTGCGATCTTCCTCGTTGGCCCCGTTGGGTACTGTCTCGCATCATCGCTGAGCAATCGCGTTCATCTCAGATTCGGCCAGAGAGGGATTGCCGTGCTTGGCCCAGCATGCCATCTCCTCTACGCGGTCACGGGCGCGCTTCATCCTCCATTTCCGGTGTTCTTGCTGGCCACTGGCGTTGGGTCGCTCGGCGTAGGGCTATTGGACGGATCTTGGTGTGCCTGGGTCGCCGGACTTGAAAGTGCAAACACGCTATCTGGTATTTTGCACGGCTCTTTCTCGGTGGGAGCCGCCATCTGTCCGTACCTTGCTGGCATCATGCTCTCTGCAAACGACGGACTTTGGTATCAGTGGTTCTATGTACTA TCCATTGCATCTGCCCTTGAGCTTCTTATTTTATGCTTGGCATTTAGGCACGAGGACTCAAAGAGATACCACAGCAGCAGGGGCTACTCGGCGCTCGAAACTTCCAACGACAAAGTAAACCAGCGAGAAGTCCTGAAATACAGCGCAACGTGGGTCTACGCAGCATACCTCCTCGCAGACGTGGGTACCGAGAGCACGGTATCCGGCTGGGTCGTGGCTTTCATGCTGCGCGTTCGGAATTCCAGCACGTACGCATCGAGTATCTGCTCGTCGGGCTTCTGGGCAGGCATGGCAGTCGGCCGTGTGGCTTTGGGGGTTGTAACGGACAAGCTCGGCGCCCGCCGGGCAGTCGTCTTGTACCTTGCCCTGGCGCCCGTCTTTGTTATTCTCTTCATGTTTGTCCGGGTTTTATGGGTGTCGGTACTGTCCATGTCACTGATAGGGTTTCTGATGGGCCCCTTGTTTCCCTCTTGCATTGTCCAGCTCGTCCATTTCTTGCCAAAAGAGCTTCACGTTAGCGCCGTTTCTTTTGTGGCATCGATTGGCCAGATTGGCGGGGCAATACTTCCGTACCTACTGGGAGCTATCACGCAAGTGATGGGTCTATGGGTGTTCCCGTACATGCTCTTGGCGCAGTTCTCTGCCATGCTTCTTTTGTGGACGTTGTCGCTGAGACTTTCGAGAAACGATGAAGTTGAAGAAGAGCCTGAAGGGGAGACTCACCGCCCCGAGCAAGACTGA